A region from the Dendropsophus ebraccatus isolate aDenEbr1 chromosome 1, aDenEbr1.pat, whole genome shotgun sequence genome encodes:
- the SNAPC2 gene encoding snRNA-activating protein complex subunit 2, which produces MKPPTRRRAAPRRYETPEMKCRATQRLVWTTREKRELLRGLKAQISEKVPEVTVQGRSHDEVSSYFSWLRGRAAREAVQMEYGKLVRHKKIPEIQDPVPIELWTDLASRVCSSTEDAMTAAFSQMLTIASTEPLTLRYSIPCKEPPEMRPQTPSSPHGNNLQQKDSAGEEPSSSGEEPSTNNPNDDWNHLDFENIYKYLSKAVRGEELPKLSDSESAVILHLLRCIPQQFRHLDAPRIGLYLYDTYTFLTTQLKSEEEGQTQSAPQEPNWKELGFCPLNPFMMPLELLRQKEEQVTSP; this is translated from the exons ATGAAGCCTCCCACGCGTAGACGTGCAGCCCCCCGCCGCTATGAGACCCCTGAGATGAAATGTCGGGCCACCCAGCGGCTGGTGtggaccaccagggagaagagggAGCTGCTGCGGGGTCTGAAGGCGCAGATCAGTGAGAAGGTGCCCGAGGTGACGGTGCAGGGCCGGAGCCACGACGAG GTATCTTCCTACTTCTCTTGGCTCCGCGGTCGAGCGGCTCGAGAGGCCGTACAGATGGAATATGGAAAGTTGGTTCGGCATAAGAAAATCCCAGAGATTCAGGATCCGGTGCCCATTGAG CTGTGGACGGACTTGGCGAGCAGGGTGTGCAGCTCCACAGAGGACGCCATGACAGCCGCCTTCTCACAG ATGCTGACCATAGCCTCTACGGAACCACTAACCCTCCGTTACTCCATCCCCTGCAAGGAACCCCCAGAGATGCGCCCCCAGACGCCCTCCTCTCCTCATGGAAACAACCTTCAGCAAAAAGACTCAGCAGGGGAGGAGCCTAGCTCTTCGGGGGAGGAGCCAAGCACAAATAATCCGAATGATGATTGGAACCACTTAGACTTTGAGAATATTTACAAATATCTGTCGAAAGCCGTTAGGGGGGAGGAGCTACCAAAGCTGTCCGATTCCG AGTCGGCAGTGATCCTTCACCTCCTCCGCTGTATACCGCAGCAGTTCCGTCACCTGGACGCTCCACGCATCGGCTTGTATCTCTATGACACGTACACCTTCCTGACCACACAGCTCAAATCCGAGGAGGAAGGGCAGACGCAGAGCGCCCCCCAGGAGCCAAACTGGAAGGAACTGGGCTTCTGCCCCCTCAACCCCTTCATGATGCCCCTGGAACTGCTGAGGCAGAAGGAGGAGCAAGTAACGTCTCCATGA
- the AURKB gene encoding aurora kinase B, protein MSYKENLNPYSKFVTPTSTSGAQRVLRKEPLSVPSSSTISVTAGRVPVTDTAEKAMDCPRRKFTIEDFAIGRPLGKGKFGNVYLARDKKNNFIVALKVLFKSQLEKEGVEHQLRREIEIQSHLRHPNILSMYNYFHDRKRIYLMLEFAPRGELYKELQKYGRFDEQRSATFIEELADALNYCHERKVIHRDIKPENLLMGYKGELKIADFGWSVHAPSLRRRTMCGTLDYLPPEMIEGRTHDEKVDLWCTGVLCYEFLVGVPPFESPSHAETHRRIVKVDLQFPSFLSDGSKDLISKLLRYVPAQRLSLKGVMEHPWVKTNSRRILPPVYTSSLK, encoded by the exons ATGTCTTACAAGGAGAACCTGAACCCCTATAGTAAG TTTGTCACCCCCACCAGCACCTCAGGGGCCCAGCGTGTCCTCAGGAAGGAGCCCCTCTCCGTCCCCTCCAGCTCCACCATCTCAG TGACGGCGGGCCGCGTTCCAGTGACTGATACGGCAGAGAAGGCCATGGACTG CCCCAGGAGGAAGTTCACCATTGAGGATTTCGCCATCGGGCGCCCCCTGGGTAAAGGCAAGTTTGGCAATGTGTACCTGGCACGGGACAAGAAGAACAATTTCATTGTAGCCCTGAAAGTCCTCTTCAAGTCCCAGCTGGAGAAAGAAGGTGTGGAGCATCAGCTAAGGAGAGAGATCGAGATCCAGTCTCACCTCCG ACACCCGAATATCCTCAGCATGTATAACTACTTCCACGATCGCAAGCGCATCTACCTAATGCTGGAGTTTGCCCCCCGGGGGGAGCTGTACAAGGAGCTGCAGAAATATGGCCGATTTGATGAGCAGAGGAGCGCTACG TTCATTGAGGAGCTTGCGGACGCCCTGAATTACTGTCACGAGAGGAAGGTTATTCACAGAGACATCAAGCCGGAAAACCTGCTGATGGGTTATAAGGGGGAGCTGAAGATTGCAGACTTTGGCTGGTCTGTCCATGCCCCCTCACTCAG GCGTCGGACAATGTGTGGAACTTTGGACTACCTGCCCCCAGAGATGATCGAGGGGAGGACTCACGATGAGAAGGTGGATCTATGGTGCACAGGCGTCCTCTGCTATGAGTTCCTTGTGGGGGTGCCTCCTTTCGAGAGCCCATCCCACGCAGAGACCCACCGCAGGATAGTGAAG GTCGACCTCCAGTTCCCGTCCTTCCTGTCCGATGGATCCAAAGATCTCATCAGCAAACTGTTGCGTTACGTTCCGGCACAGCGCCTATCGCTCAAGGGCGTCATGGAGCACCCATGGGTGAAGACCAACTCTCGTCGTATCTTGCCGCCTGTCTACACTTCCAGCCTGAAGTAA